The DNA segment GTGGGCGTTGTCGGCCCGAACGGGGCAGGCAAGACCAGTCTGTTTCACACCATTGCGGGCATATTGGCCCCGCAGCAAGGACAGGTGCGGTTGCGAGGGCAGCCTGTGCGCCAAGGCCAGTTCATGCCGGCTGTGGCGCTTGTGTTCCAGCAAGCTGATGACCAGCTATTCTGCCCCACCTTGATCGAGGATGTCAGTTTCGGGGCGCGCAATCTGGGCTTGCCCGCCCCTGAGATCGCGGCCCGTGTGGCGGAGGCCTTGCACGCCTGCGGGCTGAACGGGCTGGAGGATCGGCCCATCACCCAGTTATCTGGCGGCGAGAAGCGTCGCGCCTGCATTGCCGGTGCGCTGGTTATGCAGCCCGACCTGATGCTGCTGGACGAGCCGTCCGCCGCGCTGGACCTGCGCAGCCGCCGCCGCCTGATACGCCTGCTTGCCGGGATGGAGCACGCAATGCTGATCGCCAGCCATGATCTGGAACTGCTGCTGGATCTGTGCCCGCGCGTGATTGTGCTGGACGCGGGGCGCATCTGCGCCGATGGCCCCGCGCATGAGGTTCTGGGCGATGCGGCCTTGATGGACGCGCATGGGCAAGAGGTGCCCCATTCCCTGACACCGCATAACCCGGCCCGCCACCAGCATAGGCCGCAGGCCAAGGTTTAGGCGCGTTGCCAGTCCCCTCGGGTCGCCCCTGAACCGAGCAAAGGGTAACAAGCGCAAAGCCTTAGAAGCTGTCCTTCACATGTAGATGGTCATGGTGGGCGGTGCCATGTCCATGGTCATGGGCATGGGATCGGGCCTCAACCGGGATCAGGAACAGATTGCCGTGCATGACACCGCGCTGGCCCAGCACGCCATCGGCATAGGCGCGCAGGGCGGCCGCCGGGCCGCGCAGAATCGCCGTCTCAAGGCAGGTGTCATGGTCCAGATGGACATGGCTGGTGGTCACGCTCAACGCGTGATGGTCATGGTGGTGGTGCATCAGACGGCTGGCCAGATCGCGGGTGTGGTGGTCATAGACATAGGACAGAACGCCCATCGCCTCGGCTTCTGACGGGTCATTTTCTGCGTCGCGCAGGGCAGTGCGCAACAGATCGCGCACTGCTTCGGACCGGTTGTCATAGCGCCGTTCGGTGACATGGCGGTCCAATGCGTCACAAAGCGGGCCGGGTAGGGTGATGGTCACACGCTGCACGTTGAATTTCCTTTCGCAGGCGTTGCCAAAGGCACGCGGGTTTGTGCAGTGTTGCACAAGGCGGCAGCTTGCCGCAAGTTGTGGCCATCGTCGCATGAAGGCCTGCCCGCGCGCAGTGGCTGGCCCTCAGGCATCGGCGCAAGACTCGCTGGAAGGAAAAGCACCCATGACCACCCCTTGCATCATCGCGGTCGCGATTACCGGCTCGGTTCCGACCAAGGCCAATAACCCTGCCGTGCCGATCAGCGTGGCCGAACAGGTTGAAAGCACGCAGGCCGCTTTTGAAGCCGGGGCCAGCATTGCGCATTGTCACGTGCGCAATGACGATGAGACGCCCTCGTCCGACCCTGAGAAATTTGCCCATCTGAAAGAGGGGTTGGAGAAACATTGCCCCGGTATGATCATCCAGTTCTCGACCGGGGGGCGGTCGGGCGCGGGGCTGACGCGTGGCGGCATGTTGCCGCTGCGCCCGGACATGGCGTCCCTCTCGGTCGGGTCTAACAATTTTCCAACACGCGTGTATGAAAATCCGCCTGATTTGGTGGATTGGCTGGCGTCAGAGATGCACAAATACGATGTTATGCCGGAAATCGAGGCATTTGATCTGAGCCATATCATTCAGGCTGCGAAAATGGCCGACGATGGGCGGCTGAA comes from the Roseinatronobacter monicus genome and includes:
- the nikR gene encoding nickel-responsive transcriptional regulator NikR, with the translated sequence MRRWPQLAASCRLVQHCTNPRAFGNACERKFNVQRVTITLPGPLCDALDRHVTERRYDNRSEAVRDLLRTALRDAENDPSEAEAMGVLSYVYDHHTRDLASRLMHHHHDHHALSVTTSHVHLDHDTCLETAILRGPAAALRAYADGVLGQRGVMHGNLFLIPVEARSHAHDHGHGTAHHDHLHVKDSF
- a CDS encoding energy-coupling factor ABC transporter ATP-binding protein; amino-acid sequence: MSLLELEQVEVGWPGQGAVLSGLTLALGQGARVGVVGPNGAGKTSLFHTIAGILAPQQGQVRLRGQPVRQGQFMPAVALVFQQADDQLFCPTLIEDVSFGARNLGLPAPEIAARVAEALHACGLNGLEDRPITQLSGGEKRRACIAGALVMQPDLMLLDEPSAALDLRSRRRLIRLLAGMEHAMLIASHDLELLLDLCPRVIVLDAGRICADGPAHEVLGDAALMDAHGQEVPHSLTPHNPARHQHRPQAKV
- a CDS encoding 3-keto-5-aminohexanoate cleavage protein translates to MTTPCIIAVAITGSVPTKANNPAVPISVAEQVESTQAAFEAGASIAHCHVRNDDETPSSDPEKFAHLKEGLEKHCPGMIIQFSTGGRSGAGLTRGGMLPLRPDMASLSVGSNNFPTRVYENPPDLVDWLASEMHKYDVMPEIEAFDLSHIIQAAKMADDGRLKRPLYVQFVMGVKNAMIADARILDIYIETLHRFAPDALWCAAGIGPNQIVVNEWAIARGGHTRTGLEDNMRLDRARLAPSNAALVERTVEICAKHQRPVASWQQAREILGLRKPA